The Streptomyces sp. NBC_01317 genomic interval GGCTGAGGATCGAGTTGATGATCCGGATGTTGGCCTGGTGCGGGATGATGTGGTCGACGTCGGCGGCGTCGACCTTGGCGCTCTCCAGCGTCTCCCGGACCGTACGGACCGTGTAGCGCACGGCGTTGAGGTAGATCTCGTTGCCGTTGATCTGGGCGTAGTGCAGCCCCGCGCGCACGGTCTCCTCGGTGGTGGGCATCCTGCTGCCGCCCGCCAGTACCTTGAGGCTGCCGGCGCACGAGCCGTCGGCGCCCAGGTTCCACGCCTTGACCCGGTTCTCGGGTCCCGGCGTCAGGACGACGGCGCCCGCGCCGTCGCCCACGAGGATCGACAGGTCCCGGTCGTCGGGATTGGCCGTCAGGGTGTGGGTGTCGGAGCCGATCAGCAGGATGGGCCGGGGGTCGATGGCGATGAGCGCCATCGCCGACACCAGTCCGTAGACGAAGCCCGCGCACTCCGAGTTGACGTCGTGCGCGCTGCCCGCGATGCCGAGGTCGTGGTGGACGAACGCGGACGTGGCCGGTGAGGGCTGTTCCGGGGTGGCGGTGGCGACGATCAGATGGGCGATGTCGGCACCGGTCAGCCCGGCCTTCTCCAGCGCGCGCCGGCCGGCCTCGACCGCCAGTGAGGCTGTCGTCTGGCCGGGACCCACGGCCCGGCGCTCCTGGATACCGCACCGGCTGACGATCCAGTTCTCGTCCACACCGAAGCGCTCCGCGAGCTCCGCGCTGGTGACCTTGCGCTCGGGTACGGACATGCCCCACCCAGTGATGTCAAAGCCGTTCACGGGGCGCTCTCGCTACGCCTGCGCCGGCTGCGGCACGAGCGCGAGGATCCGCTCGTACACATGGCGCAGCGTCGTGGTGTCATCGAGGTCCGCGAACAGCGACTCGTCGGCGGGGATGTGCGGGTACTGGTTCTGGAACCCGTACAGCCACTCCATCAGGTCCAGCGAGTCGACGTCCGCGATGTGCTGGAGCGGTGCATCGGGGCTGACCTCCTGGGCGCCCGACACGGCCTCGAGCTGGCTCGCCAGTTCTTCGATGGTGGGCAGCGTCATGAGCTTCGGTCCTCTCTCGCGGTGCATCCGGTTTCGAGAGGCATGCAAGCGCGGGCCGCGCAACCGGCGCGCAACACCGGTGCCGTACGGCCGTGTTGCGCGTCTGTTGCGAGCGAACCGCTTTCCTCGTGACCGGATCGCAGGACCGGATCGCCCGGCGGGATCGGCGGTCGGACCGGCCGCCGCACCGGTGGTCGGTACGAGCGGATCGCGGAACCAACACCAGGAAAGAGGTCGAGGATGACAACGGTCGCCCCCAGATCCGTGGACCCCGAGGTCGACGCGGTCAGGCACCACTACGAGGTGAGCAACGATTTCTACGCTCTCCTGCTGGGCCCGTCCATGATGTACTCCGGCGGCTACTGGGAGCCGGACGAGACGCTCGTCGGGGCCCTGGACGAGGCGCAGTTCCGCAAGCTCGACACGTTCGCCGAGCTGGCCGGCGCCAAGGACGCGGGCCGGGTGCTGGACATCGGCTGCGGCTGGGGCACCATGCTCAACCGGCTGACGACGGTCCACGGGGTGCGCGAGGCCGTCGGCCTGACCCTGAGCCGTACCCAGGAGGCGTTCATCACCGGCCTGGACAACCCGCGGATCACCACGCGGGTGGAGAGCTGGGCGGACCACACGACCGAAGAAAAGTACGACGCGGCGTTCTGCATCAACGCGCTGGAGCACTTCGTCTCCTCCAACCTGCCGCCGCGCGAGCGCACCAAGCGCTACCGCTTCTTCTTCAACCAGGTCTCCAAGGCGCTCAATCCGGGGGCGAAGTTCGTCCTGCACACGATGACCGCCGAGGCGCAGCCGATGAGCCGCGAGCTGCTCGCGGACCTCAAGTTCCTCCAGCGCAGCGAGTTCGAGGGGATGCACATCCCGCATCTGCACGAGCTGACCGCCGCCGCGGAGGGTCTCTTCGAGGTCGTGGAGATCGTCAACGAGCGGGAGTCCTTCGCCCAGGCGTGCCGCGCCTGGCTGGAGCGGCTGGCCGCGGACCGTGAGACCGCGGTCGCCCTTGAGGGCGAGGACGTGGTGGCCCGCTTCGAGCGCTACCTCGACATCTTCGCGTACACCCTCGAGGACAAGTTCTTCAACAACTTCCGCGTCACCATCGCGCGCAGGGGCTGAGGAGGCCACCGTGACGAGCATTCTCGAACCCGCCCACGGCGGCGGAGTGAGCGGTGAGGCGCGGGACGCGGCCGGCCGGGGGCCGACCCGTCATCTGCGGGTCGCGGTCATCGGCAGTGGCTTCTCGGGCCTGGGTACGGCCATCCGGCTGCTCCAGCAGGGCATCGACGACTTCCTGGTCTTCGAGCGGGCCGACGAGGTGGGCGGCACCTGGCGCGACAACTCCTACCCGGGGTGCGCCTGTGACGTGATGTCCCACCTGTACTCCTTCTCGTTCGCGCAGAACCCGCACTGGAAGAGCACGTTCGGCAAGCGCGACGAGCTGTACGCGTATCTGCGGGACTGCGCCGACCGGTTCGGGGTACGGCCGCACATCCGCTTCGGCCACGAGCTGATCGCCGCCCGCTGGGACGACGCGACCCGCCACTGGCACATCGAGACCTCGGGCGGGGAGTACACCGCTCAGGTCCTGGTCACCGGCACCGGGTATCTCAGTGAGCCGGCGCTGCCGGACATCCCGGGTCTCGCGGACTTCGAGGGGAAGGTCTTCCACTCCTCGCGCTGGGACCACGACCACGACCTGGCGGGCCGGCGCGTCGCCGTCATCGGCACGGGGGCCTCCGCCATCCAGTTCGTCCCGAAGATCCAGCCCGAGGTGGGGCACCTGGACCTCTACCAGCGCACTCCCCCGTGGGTCGGCCCGAAGAACGACAAGGCCACCAGCCCGCTCCAGGCGAAGCTGCTGCGCGGACTGCCCGGTTACCAGAACTTCCGGCGCAACTTCAACATGTGGGGCCGCGAGATCCTGGCCTTCGTGATGGCGCGTCCCAAGGTCGCCGGGAAGATGCAGAAGATGGCGTCGGACCATCTGAAGAAGAGCGTCGCCGATCCGGCGCTGCGCGAGCGGCTGACGCCCGACTACGTCATGGCGTGCAAGCGGCTGCTGTTCTCGAACACCTGGTACCCGGCGATCCAGCAGCCCAACGTCGAGCTCGTCACCGACGGGATCGACCACATCAGGGCCAAGTCGGTGGTGGGCAAGGACGGCCAGGAGCGCGAGGTCGACACCATCATCCTCGGTACGGGCTTCAAGGCCGTGGACCGGCCGGTCGCCGGGCGGATCTGGGGCCGGGGCGGCGTCCAGCTGCGGGAGGCCTGGAGCGGGGGCATGTCCGCGCACCGCGGCACCACCGTGGCCGGCTTCCCCAACCTCTTCATGCTGCTCGGCCCCAACACGACCCTCGGGCACTCCTCGCAGGTCGTGATGATCGAGGCCCAGATCGCCTACGTGCTCAGCGCGCTGAAGCAGATGGACCGGCGCGGCCTGTCCAGCGTGGAGGTCCGCGAGGAGGCGCAGGCGGCGTACAACACGGCGCTCGACGAGCGGCTCGACGGCACGGTGTGGAACGCCGGGAACTGCAAGAGCTGGTACCTCGACAGCAGCGGCCGCAACCCGTCGATCTGGCCGACGTACACCTGGCGGTTCCGCCGCCAGACCAAGCACTTCGATCTGGGCGAGTACCAGCTCGCCACCACTGTCGGCGCCGGAAGACCGGCTGTGAAGCACGTATGACGAACGGGAGAACGGACCAGATGAGCAACAGCACTCCTTCTCGGCGCAGGGTCCTGGGCGGGATCGCCGCCACCGCGGCCACCGTGGTGGGCTGGAACGCCACCACCCAGACGTGGGCGACCGCGGCGGAGTCCGGCCGGGGCCACGGCGGGCACGGCGGGCACGGCGGCCAGGTGTCCCCCGTACCGCCGCTGGACGGGACGCTGAAGACGTCCGGGGCCGAACTGGCGCCGTTCGGGCGGGACTTCGGCCGTCTGGTGACGGACGCCGTGCCGTGGGCGGTGCTGGTGCCCGGATCGGACCGGGACGTCGTCACGATGGTGAACTACGCCAGGGCGAACAACCTCAAGATCGCCGTCAACGGGCGCAGCGGCACCGGTGACGACATCGAGTCGCACTCCAGCTACGGCCAGGCCTCGGTCCGGGGCGGTATCTCGGTCGACGCGCGCGGTCTCGCGAAGATCTACAGCATCGGTTCGACCACGGCGACGGTGGGCGCGGGTGTCACCTGGGGCCAGCTGACGGACGCGGCGGCGCCGAAGGGCAAGATGCCGCCGGCGGTGCCGGACTACCTCCACCTGTCCATCGGCGGCACGCTGAGCGTCGGCGGGATCGGCGGTACGGCGGGCAAGTACGGCCTGCTCGTCGACACGGTCCGGTCTCTGGACGTCGTCACGGGCGCCGGCCAGCTGGTCACCACCTCGCCGACGGTCCGCCCCGACCTCTTCAACGCCGTCCTGGGCGGTGGCGGTCAGGTCGCCATCATCCTGCGCGCCACGGTGGACGTCGTCCCGCTCAAGGAGCGGGCGGTCATCTTCAGCCTGTACTACAACGACGTGGCGACCTACATGGCCGACTCGGAGAAGGTCCTGGCCGACGGCCGGTTCGAGGTCCAGGCGGGCGAGTTGCAGCGCACCCCGGACGACACGGGCTGGCGTTACAAGCTGGAGGTCGGGGCCGTCTACAACGGCACCGCCGTCCCGAACCGCGCGGCGCTGCTCGCGGGGCTGCGGGACAACCGGGCGGAGGCCGTCATCGAGGACATGGCGTACCGCGACTACAACTTCCGTCTCGACGCGGCGGAGGCGTACCTCAAGGAGACGGGGTACTGGTTCCAGCCGAAGCCCTGGCTGTCCATGTTCCTGCCCGCGTCCAAGGCCAAGCAGTTCCTCAAGATCGCCGAGGCCGAGCTGACGGCGAACGACCTGGGCGCCGGCTTCCTGCTGACGTACCCGTACCGCACGTCGAAGCTCAAGCGCCCGCTGGCCGTCCAGCCGAACGAGCCGGTCGCTTACCTCTTCGACCTGCTGCGCTTCCCCCACCCGGGCGAGCCGGACATCCAGGGGATGCTGG includes:
- a CDS encoding flavin-containing monooxygenase: MTSILEPAHGGGVSGEARDAAGRGPTRHLRVAVIGSGFSGLGTAIRLLQQGIDDFLVFERADEVGGTWRDNSYPGCACDVMSHLYSFSFAQNPHWKSTFGKRDELYAYLRDCADRFGVRPHIRFGHELIAARWDDATRHWHIETSGGEYTAQVLVTGTGYLSEPALPDIPGLADFEGKVFHSSRWDHDHDLAGRRVAVIGTGASAIQFVPKIQPEVGHLDLYQRTPPWVGPKNDKATSPLQAKLLRGLPGYQNFRRNFNMWGREILAFVMARPKVAGKMQKMASDHLKKSVADPALRERLTPDYVMACKRLLFSNTWYPAIQQPNVELVTDGIDHIRAKSVVGKDGQEREVDTIILGTGFKAVDRPVAGRIWGRGGVQLREAWSGGMSAHRGTTVAGFPNLFMLLGPNTTLGHSSQVVMIEAQIAYVLSALKQMDRRGLSSVEVREEAQAAYNTALDERLDGTVWNAGNCKSWYLDSSGRNPSIWPTYTWRFRRQTKHFDLGEYQLATTVGAGRPAVKHV
- a CDS encoding FAD-binding protein, coding for MSNSTPSRRRVLGGIAATAATVVGWNATTQTWATAAESGRGHGGHGGHGGQVSPVPPLDGTLKTSGAELAPFGRDFGRLVTDAVPWAVLVPGSDRDVVTMVNYARANNLKIAVNGRSGTGDDIESHSSYGQASVRGGISVDARGLAKIYSIGSTTATVGAGVTWGQLTDAAAPKGKMPPAVPDYLHLSIGGTLSVGGIGGTAGKYGLLVDTVRSLDVVTGAGQLVTTSPTVRPDLFNAVLGGGGQVAIILRATVDVVPLKERAVIFSLYYNDVATYMADSEKVLADGRFEVQAGELQRTPDDTGWRYKLEVGAVYNGTAVPNRAALLAGLRDNRAEAVIEDMAYRDYNFRLDAAEAYLKETGYWFQPKPWLSMFLPASKAKQFLKIAEAELTANDLGAGFLLTYPYRTSKLKRPLAVQPNEPVAYLFDLLRFPHPGEPDIQGMLEQNRRLYDKAVALGAKRYLVGAVPRMTEADWKKHFGNRYAEFCSAKRRYDPAGILTPGQGFFG
- a CDS encoding 3-oxoacyl-ACP synthase III family protein, which encodes MNGFDITGWGMSVPERKVTSAELAERFGVDENWIVSRCGIQERRAVGPGQTTASLAVEAGRRALEKAGLTGADIAHLIVATATPEQPSPATSAFVHHDLGIAGSAHDVNSECAGFVYGLVSAMALIAIDPRPILLIGSDTHTLTANPDDRDLSILVGDGAGAVVLTPGPENRVKAWNLGADGSCAGSLKVLAGGSRMPTTEETVRAGLHYAQINGNEIYLNAVRYTVRTVRETLESAKVDAADVDHIIPHQANIRIINSILSHTGLRKEALVTNLERYGNTASASIPIALTEALDDGRIQNGDQVLLAGFGAGMTWGSMLLEWGGEK
- a CDS encoding class I SAM-dependent methyltransferase, with protein sequence MTTVAPRSVDPEVDAVRHHYEVSNDFYALLLGPSMMYSGGYWEPDETLVGALDEAQFRKLDTFAELAGAKDAGRVLDIGCGWGTMLNRLTTVHGVREAVGLTLSRTQEAFITGLDNPRITTRVESWADHTTEEKYDAAFCINALEHFVSSNLPPRERTKRYRFFFNQVSKALNPGAKFVLHTMTAEAQPMSRELLADLKFLQRSEFEGMHIPHLHELTAAAEGLFEVVEIVNERESFAQACRAWLERLAADRETAVALEGEDVVARFERYLDIFAYTLEDKFFNNFRVTIARRG